Proteins from one Longimicrobiaceae bacterium genomic window:
- a CDS encoding DUF6174 domain-containing protein: MRLSLAIAAVVLSTAVLASCSEPMGPADETARLERHRRLWAAQGANSYRMTVRLHGAWTGGAAVIEVRGGVPVAISPLHHPNGPVAPETFRHHDTVEELFAVVQFALEQEAERLEVKYSSRFGVPSFVDVDLRSTWADDEHGFSVEDFRILK; encoded by the coding sequence ATGAGACTATCTCTCGCAATCGCTGCCGTTGTGCTAAGCACGGCGGTGCTCGCCTCCTGCTCCGAGCCTATGGGACCTGCCGACGAAACGGCCCGGCTGGAGAGGCACCGGCGGCTATGGGCTGCGCAGGGGGCGAACAGCTACCGAATGACCGTGAGGCTGCACGGCGCGTGGACGGGGGGCGCGGCAGTGATCGAGGTCCGCGGCGGCGTCCCCGTGGCGATCAGCCCTCTCCACCACCCCAATGGCCCCGTCGCTCCCGAGACCTTCCGGCACCACGATACCGTGGAGGAGTTGTTCGCCGTGGTGCAGTTCGCCCTGGAGCAGGAGGCAGAGCGCCTGGAGGTGAAGTACAGCAGCCGGTTCGGCGTTCCCTCCTTCGTGGACGTGGACCTCCGCTCCACATGGGCCGACGACGAACACGGCTTCTCCGTGGAGGACTTCCGCATCCTGAAGTAG